The following coding sequences are from one Leptospira stimsonii window:
- the rfaD gene encoding ADP-glyceromanno-heptose 6-epimerase has product MTKKRCIVTGGAGLIGSNLIEELNRQGIDDILVVDHLGNSSKWKNLVGKKYSDYLEKDHFLELAIRSSLFKDYDILFHLGACSSTTETDASYLIQNNFEYTKLLAKESLKNGVRFVYASSAATYGDGANGYDDKGDIEALKPLNMYGYSKHMFDLYAKKHSFLNRITGIKYFNVFGYGEGHKDDMRSVVLKGYEQIKKEGKIKLFKSYRQEYKDGEQKRDFLYAKDAAKITAYLAFGGHGGLYNLGRGVAETWNDLVSAIFETLGLPKNIEYTEMPESLKAKYQYFTCADTTKLLKTGYSEGFTSLKEAVKEYVTLLDQEEGT; this is encoded by the coding sequence ATGACGAAAAAAAGATGTATAGTCACAGGCGGTGCGGGACTCATCGGATCCAATTTGATTGAGGAGCTCAATCGCCAAGGAATCGACGATATTTTGGTCGTCGATCATCTCGGAAATTCCTCCAAATGGAAGAATTTAGTGGGAAAGAAATATTCCGATTATCTGGAAAAGGACCATTTTTTGGAACTTGCGATTCGCTCGAGTCTATTCAAAGATTATGATATTCTTTTTCATTTGGGCGCATGTTCGTCGACGACCGAAACGGACGCTTCTTATCTGATCCAAAATAATTTCGAGTATACGAAACTTCTCGCAAAGGAATCGCTCAAAAACGGAGTTCGTTTTGTCTACGCATCCTCTGCGGCGACCTACGGGGACGGAGCAAACGGTTATGACGATAAAGGGGATATCGAAGCGCTCAAACCATTGAACATGTACGGATATTCCAAACATATGTTTGACCTTTATGCAAAAAAACATTCGTTCCTCAATAGGATTACCGGAATCAAATACTTCAACGTATTCGGTTATGGGGAAGGTCATAAAGATGACATGAGGAGCGTGGTTCTTAAGGGCTACGAACAGATTAAAAAGGAAGGAAAGATCAAACTTTTTAAATCCTACAGGCAGGAATATAAGGACGGGGAACAAAAACGCGACTTCCTCTACGCAAAAGATGCGGCGAAGATCACCGCCTATCTCGCGTTTGGCGGTCATGGGGGGCTTTATAATCTGGGAAGAGGTGTGGCTGAGACTTGGAACGACCTTGTATCCGCGATTTTCGAAACTCTCGGATTGCCAAAGAACATTGAATACACGGAAATGCCCGAAAGCCTCAAAGCAAAGTATCAGTACTTTACATGTGCAGACACTACAAAACTGCTAAAAACCGGTTATAGCGAAGGATTTACGTCGTTAAAGGAAGCGGTGAAAGAGTATGTAACCCTCCTCGATCAGGAAGAGGGTACATAA
- a CDS encoding SDR family oxidoreductase → MEIKGKTVLVTGSAGGLGKAMAEHFAKRGAKIVLSDISEEKLKEAENDIKSLGAEVFSFKADVSKEEDAEKLMKAAVSQFGSLDVAVLNAGILRDGLLVKTDKETGKVVSKMSLANWQSVIDVNLTGVFLTGREAAIQMIESKSKGVIIPIASVAMHGNPGQTNYSAAKAGVAAMTKLWAKELSRYGIRVAGIAPGFIKTEMVMKDMNPEALKKWESLIPIGRLGEPYEIAMTAEFIANNDLVSGVVLEISGGVKI, encoded by the coding sequence TTGGAAATCAAAGGTAAAACTGTTTTAGTCACCGGCTCCGCCGGTGGTTTGGGAAAAGCAATGGCGGAACATTTCGCCAAAAGAGGGGCAAAAATCGTCCTTTCAGACATATCTGAAGAAAAATTAAAAGAAGCTGAAAACGATATCAAGTCACTTGGTGCCGAAGTGTTTTCTTTTAAAGCGGACGTATCCAAAGAAGAAGATGCAGAAAAGCTTATGAAGGCCGCGGTAAGTCAGTTCGGCAGTTTAGATGTCGCCGTTCTCAATGCGGGAATTTTAAGAGACGGTCTTCTTGTGAAAACGGATAAAGAAACCGGCAAAGTAGTCTCCAAAATGTCATTAGCAAATTGGCAATCGGTCATCGACGTTAACCTCACCGGAGTGTTTCTTACCGGAAGAGAAGCCGCGATTCAGATGATCGAAAGTAAAAGCAAAGGTGTCATCATTCCGATCGCTTCCGTCGCGATGCACGGTAACCCGGGTCAGACAAATTATTCCGCGGCGAAAGCGGGTGTTGCCGCAATGACAAAACTATGGGCAAAAGAGTTAAGTAGATACGGCATTCGTGTGGCAGGAATCGCACCGGGATTTATAAAAACAGAGATGGTTATGAAAGACATGAATCCAGAAGCGTTAAAAAAATGGGAATCTCTAATACCGATTGGTAGATTAGGAGAACCTTATGAAATCGCGATGACTGCAGAGTTCATTGCTAACAATGATTTAGTGTCCGGAGTTGTATTAGAAATTTCAGGTGGAGTAAAAATTTAA
- a CDS encoding histidine kinase translates to MAKSFQDLDQKLSELIQTRSRITVQSSRMNSKLEKYVLRIITEILAKVGQSRYVEMLYTITKEMSINGVKANQKRVFFEDEGLDIRNPEEYEKGVAAFKAKFSERMADEYGKRCLARGISVKLNITYTLDGIVVEVTNNTPVIAEEQERMREKMRKAMGYNDIAEFYMDNMDNTEGAGLGIALIMILLKSENIDPHLFRIMTHEHETVARVEIPFSENYISIRSKELKENNLGNQR, encoded by the coding sequence ATGGCAAAAAGTTTTCAAGACTTAGATCAAAAACTGAGCGAACTCATTCAAACACGTTCCCGAATCACAGTTCAATCCTCCCGGATGAACTCCAAACTTGAAAAATATGTACTTCGAATCATAACGGAAATTCTCGCCAAAGTCGGACAAAGCCGTTATGTCGAGATGTTGTACACCATCACCAAGGAAATGTCCATCAACGGAGTGAAAGCAAATCAAAAGAGAGTTTTCTTTGAAGACGAAGGCTTGGATATTCGCAATCCGGAAGAATACGAAAAAGGTGTCGCCGCTTTCAAAGCGAAGTTTTCGGAAAGAATGGCGGACGAATATGGCAAGAGATGTCTTGCTCGTGGAATTTCTGTAAAATTAAACATTACTTATACGTTGGACGGTATCGTCGTTGAAGTCACAAACAACACTCCGGTAATCGCTGAAGAACAGGAAAGGATGCGGGAGAAAATGAGAAAGGCGATGGGTTACAACGATATCGCTGAATTCTACATGGATAACATGGATAATACGGAAGGAGCGGGTCTTGGTATCGCTTTGATCATGATTCTATTAAAAAGTGAGAATATAGATCCGCACCTATTTCGTATCATGACTCACGAACACGAAACCGTTGCGAGGGTCGAAATTCCGTTTTCTGAAAATTATATCAGCATTCGAAGTAAGGAATTAAAGGAAAATAATCTTGGAAATCAAAGGTAA
- a CDS encoding ArsR/SmtB family transcription factor — MSKEKSVLKKTQLESAIRGIKGIAHPDRLQILFFLSQKEHSVGELVDLLGISQSAASQHLSKMKINGILSSRKESNQVFYYLKDGKYKDLIRTIVKIYG; from the coding sequence ATGTCTAAAGAAAAATCAGTATTAAAGAAAACCCAGTTAGAATCGGCAATTCGCGGAATCAAGGGGATCGCACACCCAGACCGTCTGCAGATTCTTTTCTTCCTCTCTCAAAAAGAACACAGCGTAGGCGAACTTGTAGATTTACTTGGAATCAGCCAATCTGCGGCTTCTCAACATTTGAGTAAAATGAAAATCAACGGAATCCTTTCCAGCAGAAAAGAATCCAATCAGGTTTTCTATTACTTAAAAGACGGTAAATACAAGGATTTGATCCGTACAATCGTAAAAATCTACGGTTGA